In one Methylocaldum szegediense genomic region, the following are encoded:
- a CDS encoding ankyrin repeat domain-containing protein, translated as MLKKAMFALALLASVADPRAEDINHALFAVAAAGQVERLDSLLAQGADVNGRNGAGRTPLIAAAFSGNVRVIRKLLAFGADPNAADQRGVTALMEAAAQGYEEAVKVLIAGGAEVSAKDHSGLTSVDRANKAGHMRIAALLEQAATVKPLSENAADNGITTNRNPDDVKN; from the coding sequence ATGTTAAAAAAAGCCATGTTCGCCCTCGCCCTGCTTGCGTCGGTAGCCGATCCGCGAGCGGAAGACATCAATCACGCCTTGTTCGCGGTAGCCGCCGCCGGCCAAGTGGAACGGCTGGATTCGCTGCTTGCGCAGGGGGCAGACGTGAACGGCAGGAACGGAGCCGGCCGAACGCCACTCATAGCAGCCGCGTTTTCGGGTAACGTACGGGTCATCCGAAAGCTTCTGGCTTTCGGCGCGGATCCTAATGCGGCGGATCAACGCGGCGTGACCGCCCTCATGGAGGCTGCCGCGCAAGGCTACGAGGAAGCAGTCAAGGTGCTGATCGCCGGTGGGGCGGAGGTTTCCGCGAAGGACCACTCGGGCCTCACCTCGGTCGATCGAGCGAATAAAGCTGGACATATGCGAATTGCGGCGTTACTGGAACAGGCGGCAACGGTCAAGCCTCTGTCCGAAAACGCAGCGGACAACGGAATAACTACGAATAGGAATCCGGACGACGTCAAGAACTAA
- the apaG gene encoding Co2+/Mg2+ efflux protein ApaG, whose amino-acid sequence MNNKYRIDIDAVSDYLEAESSPETNRYVFAYTITIRNVGQVAAKLLSRHWIITDAHGKVQEVRGEGVVGEQPHLLPGESFRYTSAAMIETPVGTMRGEYQMVADDGEHFDAEIPLFTLAIPRTLH is encoded by the coding sequence ATGAACAACAAGTATCGAATCGATATCGACGCAGTCAGCGACTATCTGGAAGCGGAGTCCTCCCCGGAGACGAACCGCTATGTGTTCGCGTATACGATCACCATACGCAATGTAGGCCAGGTGGCTGCGAAATTGTTGTCCCGCCATTGGATCATCACCGACGCGCACGGAAAGGTACAGGAAGTCCGCGGCGAAGGAGTAGTAGGGGAACAGCCCCATCTTCTGCCGGGCGAGTCTTTCCGTTATACCAGTGCCGCTATGATCGAAACGCCGGTGGGCACCATGCGCGGCGAATACCAGATGGTTGCCGATGACGGCGAGCATTTCGACGCCGAGATTCCGTTGTTCACCCTGGCCATTCCCAGAACCTTGCATTAA
- a CDS encoding HDOD domain-containing protein encodes MDLRNEQVFLDYIKAAIENDKLQLPTIPEVALRVRQTINKDNASDTEIAETISSDPALSARLLQIANSPLYRTRQKIETLRAAITRLGHRTVRNVVMNLAMKQVFKPSSLLLESRFHEIWQHSLSVAAVCRALAVRTRPLDPDQAMLAGLIHQIGKLPILTLAEKFPELLEDDAILENHLENLHTQIGKIIMETWALPDSMSRAAWEYRDFQRDGSTPDYVDLVQVAYLGSVMGTKAAPSVDLSRVPAFTKLGLTPEIEILEIEGVAAEVEEAQQLFA; translated from the coding sequence ATGGATCTAAGAAACGAACAAGTTTTCCTCGATTACATCAAAGCGGCGATCGAGAACGACAAACTACAGCTACCCACCATTCCGGAGGTCGCCCTCAGAGTCCGCCAGACAATCAATAAGGACAACGCTTCGGATACCGAAATCGCGGAAACAATTTCTTCCGATCCAGCACTATCCGCACGGCTCCTGCAAATCGCCAACAGCCCGCTCTACAGGACCCGCCAAAAAATCGAAACCCTTCGGGCCGCCATCACCCGCCTCGGTCATAGAACTGTTCGGAACGTGGTGATGAACTTGGCGATGAAGCAGGTCTTCAAACCGTCTTCCCTGCTGTTGGAAAGCCGCTTCCACGAGATCTGGCAACATAGCCTCTCCGTTGCCGCCGTATGCCGAGCATTGGCAGTGCGCACCCGCCCCCTGGATCCGGACCAGGCCATGCTTGCCGGTCTCATTCACCAAATCGGCAAGCTGCCCATTCTGACGCTGGCGGAAAAGTTTCCCGAACTGCTGGAGGACGACGCAATCCTGGAAAACCATTTGGAAAATCTGCATACGCAGATCGGCAAAATCATCATGGAAACTTGGGCTCTCCCCGACAGCATGAGTCGTGCTGCCTGGGAATACAGAGACTTCCAGAGAGATGGTTCCACGCCGGATTATGTGGACCTTGTTCAGGTCGCCTACTTGGGAAGCGTCATGGGCACGAAAGCGGCACCCTCGGTCGATCTATCTCGCGTCCCCGCATTCACCAAGCTCGGACTCACGCCGGAAATCGAGATCTTGGAAATCGAAGGCGTCGCCGCCGAGGTCGAGGAGGCGCAGCAACTGTTTGCGTAG
- a CDS encoding ABC transporter permease, whose amino-acid sequence MRTYTLTTALNVAWSDIKAATKRYSLVGMLGWQDVRQRYRRSFLGPFWLTVSMAVMIGTIGVVFGQIFSSPMTEFLPFLAAGIIFWGFMSSIINEGCTSFISAEAIIKQLPFPLFVHILRMVWRNILLLAHNFVIFPLALLVVGKPLNWLALISIPGFLLVIINLTWVALILSVLCTRYRDLPQMVGNLLQVLFYLTPVIWMPTLLPKRAGLFFLDANPAYHLLELIRSPLLGQMPSLTNWVVSLALAFAGWSIALAIYGRFKCRIAYWL is encoded by the coding sequence ATGCGAACCTATACGTTAACTACAGCCTTAAACGTCGCCTGGTCCGATATAAAAGCAGCAACAAAACGCTATTCCTTGGTTGGAATGTTAGGATGGCAGGATGTGCGCCAACGTTACCGCCGATCTTTCCTGGGGCCATTCTGGCTTACCGTCAGCATGGCAGTAATGATCGGCACAATTGGCGTTGTATTCGGGCAAATCTTTAGCTCTCCTATGACAGAGTTTCTGCCATTTCTTGCAGCTGGCATAATATTTTGGGGATTTATGTCTTCAATTATAAACGAGGGATGTACCAGCTTTATTTCTGCTGAAGCGATTATCAAACAACTTCCCTTTCCGTTGTTTGTGCATATTTTACGAATGGTTTGGCGTAACATATTACTTCTTGCACATAATTTCGTGATTTTTCCTCTGGCGCTTCTCGTCGTCGGTAAACCCTTAAATTGGTTGGCACTCATTAGTATTCCCGGCTTCTTGCTAGTGATCATCAACTTGACTTGGGTCGCGCTGATACTATCGGTCCTCTGTACGAGATATCGTGATCTTCCACAAATGGTCGGAAATCTGCTTCAGGTTCTCTTCTATTTAACACCCGTTATATGGATGCCTACTCTCCTACCGAAGCGAGCGGGGCTTTTTTTTCTCGACGCCAATCCGGCTTATCATTTGCTTGAACTCATTCGCTCCCCTTTGCTAGGACAAATGCCATCCCTAACGAATTGGGTCGTATCGCTTGCGTTAGCATTCGCCGGATGGAGTATAGCGTTGGCAATTTATGGGCGCTTTAAGTGCCGCATCGCCTACTGGCTATAA
- the ygfZ gene encoding CAF17-like 4Fe-4S cluster assembly/insertion protein YgfZ encodes MNDEWSAFLNENPADSAMSAQSNLSAFCGLTDIGVLRVSGSDAITFLQGQSTCDIAGLEPDKPGLGAFCNPKGRVIASFCISRRGGDYYLFLPADLVETAHKRLKFYVLRSKVSIEDLTGRQGFIGLFRPDTDLPDLSALIQDDEAIMVDIGPSRRRVLIAAEMGSAKRIWQALAATPGYSLVKSDAWHLRNIEEGLPSVTQATSEEFLPQMLNLDVLGGVSYRKGCYTGQEIIARTHFLGNLKRRMFRLRTLDERRPVPGDPLYRAGEAEGQRLGQVVAAAPEEERGFQLLAVLPLERTQDSDIRLFRPDGPAVEFLALPYTFEVP; translated from the coding sequence ATGAACGACGAGTGGTCGGCCTTTCTGAACGAAAACCCGGCGGATTCCGCCATGTCAGCACAGTCCAACCTTTCGGCTTTCTGCGGCTTGACCGACATCGGTGTGCTGCGGGTTTCCGGCAGCGACGCGATAACTTTCCTGCAAGGCCAATCGACCTGCGACATTGCCGGCCTAGAACCTGACAAACCCGGTCTCGGAGCGTTCTGCAATCCCAAGGGCCGAGTCATCGCGAGCTTTTGCATCTCGCGAAGAGGCGGCGACTACTATCTTTTCCTTCCGGCTGATTTGGTCGAAACGGCACACAAGCGCCTTAAGTTTTATGTGCTACGCTCCAAGGTTTCCATAGAAGATCTGACCGGGCGACAAGGATTCATCGGCCTATTCCGTCCTGATACCGATCTTCCCGACCTGTCCGCCCTTATCCAAGACGATGAGGCAATAATGGTCGACATCGGCCCGAGTCGCCGGCGCGTTCTGATCGCCGCGGAGATGGGATCGGCCAAACGAATCTGGCAAGCGCTAGCAGCTACGCCGGGCTACAGCCTCGTCAAATCTGATGCCTGGCACCTCCGAAATATCGAAGAAGGTCTCCCGAGCGTAACACAGGCCACCAGCGAAGAATTCCTTCCGCAAATGCTCAATCTCGATGTCCTTGGCGGCGTCAGCTATCGCAAGGGCTGTTACACCGGCCAGGAGATCATCGCGCGAACGCATTTCCTCGGAAACCTGAAGCGCCGAATGTTCCGCCTACGCACGCTCGACGAACGCCGGCCAGTGCCCGGCGATCCGCTCTATCGTGCAGGCGAAGCCGAAGGCCAGCGGCTTGGGCAAGTCGTTGCCGCAGCACCGGAAGAGGAGCGGGGCTTCCAGTTGCTGGCAGTCCTGCCTCTCGAGCGCACCCAAGATTCCGATATCCGGCTCTTTCGGCCCGACGGCCCCGCCGTCGAGTTTCTGGCATTACCCTATACTTTCGAGGTCCCATGA
- a CDS encoding ABC transporter ATP-binding protein, translating into MAFVEFRNVCVDFPIYNANGRSLKNRLFQVATGGQIGANQQGLVVVRALENLSFTLRDGERVGLLGHNGAGKTTLLRVLSGVYEPSSGSARIEGEVGSLIAISLGIDPEATGRENIYLRGGMLGISRAEINRQIDDIIEFSELGNFIDLPVRTYSSGMHLRLAFAVSTILRPDILLMDEWLSVGDESFKHKAEKRMKELVQATNILVLASHSRDLILHTCNRVIWLDHGRIRMDGDPIVVTKAYFGK; encoded by the coding sequence ATGGCATTCGTTGAATTTCGTAATGTTTGCGTTGATTTTCCGATATACAACGCAAATGGAAGATCATTAAAAAACCGCTTATTCCAAGTTGCGACAGGTGGGCAAATCGGCGCGAATCAACAAGGGCTTGTTGTCGTCCGAGCCTTGGAAAATCTGAGCTTTACGCTCAGAGACGGTGAGCGCGTTGGACTACTCGGCCATAACGGTGCGGGCAAAACAACGCTACTTCGTGTTCTCAGCGGTGTTTACGAGCCCTCGTCGGGAAGCGCTCGCATAGAAGGAGAAGTCGGGTCATTAATAGCCATTTCCCTTGGCATCGACCCCGAAGCCACAGGCAGAGAAAATATCTATCTACGCGGTGGCATGCTTGGAATCAGCAGAGCCGAAATTAACAGGCAAATCGACGACATAATAGAATTTTCCGAGTTGGGCAACTTCATCGATCTTCCGGTGCGCACCTATTCGTCGGGGATGCACCTTCGATTGGCGTTCGCTGTGTCCACGATTCTTCGCCCGGATATTCTCCTGATGGACGAATGGCTCTCAGTGGGGGATGAAAGTTTCAAACACAAAGCAGAAAAGCGTATGAAGGAGCTGGTTCAGGCTACCAACATACTTGTATTAGCCAGCCATTCACGCGACCTGATTTTACATACCTGCAATCGCGTCATTTGGCTCGACCATGGAAGGATTCGCATGGATGGTGATCCCATCGTCGTCACGAAAGCTTATTTCGGGAAATAA
- a CDS encoding symmetrical bis(5'-nucleosyl)-tetraphosphatase, giving the protein MAIYAIGDVQGCFAELRHLLNRIRFDPTQDRLWFTGDLVNRGPQSLETLRFIRSLGDAAVTVLGNHDLHLLAVAYGVSRTKRKDTFADVLTAPDRDSLVDWLRHRPLLYREGTFYLIHAGLPPQWSTEDAERHAKEVESCLQGDDFIELFRHMYGDQPDLWTESLKGWDRLRFITNSFTRLRYCDRYGRTDFEEKGAPGTQPPHLMPWFKVPGRKSAGAEIVFGHWSTLGFYVGDGVYGIDTGCLWGGELTALRLDGEKRRFCVSCREGGYMSPF; this is encoded by the coding sequence ATGGCGATCTACGCGATCGGCGACGTACAAGGCTGCTTCGCCGAGCTTCGGCATCTCCTCAATCGGATTCGCTTCGATCCGACCCAAGACCGGCTTTGGTTCACGGGGGATTTGGTTAACCGCGGTCCGCAATCTCTGGAAACCTTGAGGTTTATCCGGTCCTTGGGCGACGCGGCCGTCACCGTGCTGGGCAATCACGACTTGCATCTTCTTGCCGTGGCGTACGGTGTGTCGAGGACAAAGCGCAAAGATACCTTCGCCGATGTCCTTACCGCTCCCGATCGGGACAGCCTCGTCGACTGGTTGCGTCATCGTCCGTTGTTGTATCGGGAGGGGACATTTTACCTGATCCATGCCGGTTTACCGCCTCAGTGGAGTACGGAAGATGCCGAGCGCCATGCCAAGGAGGTGGAGAGCTGTTTGCAGGGCGACGATTTCATCGAGCTGTTCCGGCATATGTATGGCGATCAGCCTGATCTGTGGACCGAGAGTTTGAAAGGCTGGGACCGGCTGCGTTTCATCACCAATAGTTTCACCCGCTTACGGTACTGCGATCGGTACGGGCGAACCGATTTTGAGGAGAAGGGCGCGCCTGGGACGCAACCGCCACATCTCATGCCGTGGTTCAAGGTGCCGGGGAGGAAGAGCGCCGGGGCGGAGATCGTTTTCGGCCACTGGTCCACGCTAGGGTTTTATGTGGGCGACGGCGTTTACGGGATCGATACCGGCTGCCTGTGGGGGGGCGAATTGACAGCGCTTCGACTCGACGGGGAAAAGCGGCGCTTCTGCGTCTCTTGCCGAGAAGGCGGCTATATGAGTCCTTTTTGA
- the htpX gene encoding protease HtpX: protein MRVFLFLLTNAAVLLLISIVFHVLGLGDFLSQRGVHLNLDGLLVMSAIIGMSGSFISLMMSKWMAKQSMRVHVIEQPANQTERWLVDTVRRQAQQAGIGMPEVGIFDSPDPNAFATGMNKNDALVAVSSGLLRRMNTDEVEAVLGHEISHVANGDMVTLGLIQGVVNTFVYFFASIAGHLIDRVVFRSEDDRGGYGPAYYLTQIVAQVFLSILATMVVMWFSRWREFRADAGGASLAGRQKMIGALRALQRTHDHRDLPGEFAAFGIDGGLGYGFKKLFMSHPPLEERIAALQNLR, encoded by the coding sequence ATGCGCGTATTTCTCTTTCTGCTCACTAACGCCGCGGTGCTGCTGCTGATCAGTATCGTCTTCCACGTACTGGGACTCGGCGATTTTCTCAGCCAGCGCGGCGTTCATCTGAATCTCGACGGTCTGCTGGTGATGTCGGCCATCATCGGCATGAGCGGCTCGTTCATTTCGCTGATGATGTCCAAGTGGATGGCGAAACAGTCCATGCGCGTACACGTCATCGAGCAGCCGGCCAACCAGACCGAGCGTTGGCTGGTCGACACCGTCCGCCGCCAAGCACAACAAGCCGGCATCGGCATGCCCGAAGTGGGCATTTTCGATTCTCCGGACCCCAATGCGTTCGCGACCGGCATGAACAAGAACGATGCCCTGGTCGCCGTCAGCTCCGGTCTCTTGCGTCGCATGAACACCGACGAGGTCGAGGCCGTCTTGGGTCACGAAATCAGCCACGTGGCCAACGGCGACATGGTTACCCTGGGGCTCATTCAGGGCGTCGTCAACACGTTCGTCTACTTCTTCGCCTCCATTGCCGGGCATCTCATCGACCGGGTGGTGTTCCGCTCGGAAGACGACCGCGGCGGCTACGGACCGGCTTACTATTTGACACAAATCGTGGCGCAAGTATTCCTCTCCATTCTCGCGACCATGGTCGTCATGTGGTTTTCCCGCTGGCGCGAGTTCCGCGCCGATGCCGGCGGTGCGAGTCTCGCCGGTCGGCAGAAGATGATCGGGGCGCTGAGGGCCTTGCAGCGGACCCACGACCATCGAGATTTGCCGGGCGAGTTCGCGGCATTCGGAATCGACGGCGGTTTGGGCTACGGTTTCAAGAAGCTTTTCATGAGCCATCCGCCGCTGGAAGAACGCATCGCCGCTCTACAGAATCTCCGTTAA
- a CDS encoding glycosyltransferase: MKQTSVVIVNFNAGKFLSECVRSVLASTEPVEVIVVDNRSSDNSIDQLRRDFPTEQRLRLIENQENLGFAKANNIALPFAQGDYILFLNPDCLIGPDTLAKMRAVMEKHPQAGMAGCLIRNADGSEQAGCRRNVPTPWRTFVRLSHLDKLSKYHPKLDSFIQTDAPLPAGPVEIEAISGAFMLVRRSAMEKVGPLDEGYFMHCEDLDWCMRFRQAGFPILFVPDVEILHVGGVCSASRPALVEYYKHKGMVRFYRKFFRHQYPAGLMWLVMAGIVLRYLTKSLGVMILSKKKADGIDPTQASSTHEPPVETKTTNKPCPSSTKSAYPHSTESAEHVVPTRRVIVTGATSLIGDFLLPALVRAGFEVHAISRKPPTLRPHRHTVWHKLDVGTGGLAETYGADVLIHLAPLWTLPPLLNSLAEGNIKRILAFSSTSLFTKENSGSERERQMVANLKKAEENLQSFCTERNIDWTIFRPTMVYSLGRDRNVTTIARFIKRFRFFPLVGTGNGLRQPVHAEDLALACLNAVDNPRTFNKSYNLSGGEVLTYREMVNRISAHLGTRCKIIHIPLPLMRFALGWLSNLPGYRKVTPEAANRINFDMCFDHSDATTDISFRPRRFIS, encoded by the coding sequence ATGAAGCAAACATCCGTTGTCATCGTTAACTTCAATGCAGGCAAGTTCCTTTCCGAATGCGTGCGGTCGGTACTCGCGTCCACCGAACCGGTGGAAGTCATCGTTGTCGACAACCGATCTTCCGACAACAGCATCGATCAGTTGCGGCGAGACTTCCCGACCGAGCAACGCTTAAGGCTAATCGAGAACCAGGAGAATCTCGGCTTCGCCAAGGCAAACAATATCGCCCTGCCCTTTGCGCAAGGCGATTACATTCTGTTCCTTAATCCGGACTGTCTTATTGGGCCTGATACGCTTGCCAAAATGCGGGCCGTTATGGAAAAGCATCCGCAGGCAGGGATGGCCGGCTGCCTGATCCGCAACGCCGATGGCAGCGAACAGGCGGGCTGCCGGCGTAACGTACCGACACCGTGGCGTACTTTCGTTCGGCTCAGCCATCTCGACAAGTTGTCGAAGTACCACCCAAAACTGGACAGCTTTATCCAGACGGATGCTCCCCTGCCCGCCGGGCCGGTCGAGATCGAGGCCATCTCCGGCGCGTTCATGTTAGTGCGTCGCAGCGCCATGGAGAAAGTCGGCCCTTTGGACGAAGGCTATTTCATGCACTGCGAGGACTTGGACTGGTGCATGCGATTCCGACAAGCCGGATTCCCGATACTCTTCGTACCCGACGTCGAAATCCTACACGTCGGCGGCGTTTGTAGTGCCTCACGTCCGGCTCTGGTCGAATACTACAAACATAAAGGAATGGTCCGCTTTTACAGAAAGTTTTTCCGCCACCAGTATCCGGCCGGCCTTATGTGGCTGGTCATGGCGGGCATCGTCCTTCGATATCTCACAAAATCGCTTGGTGTCATGATCCTTTCGAAAAAGAAAGCCGACGGTATCGATCCGACTCAGGCAAGCTCCACCCATGAACCCCCAGTGGAAACCAAAACAACTAACAAGCCGTGCCCATCGTCTACCAAGAGCGCCTACCCCCACTCGACCGAATCCGCCGAGCATGTTGTTCCCACCCGGCGGGTCATCGTCACCGGAGCCACCAGCTTGATCGGCGATTTCCTGCTGCCCGCCTTGGTTCGAGCCGGCTTCGAAGTCCACGCCATCAGCCGAAAACCGCCGACACTGAGACCTCATCGACACACTGTTTGGCACAAACTAGATGTCGGAACCGGCGGATTGGCCGAGACTTACGGAGCCGATGTATTGATCCATTTAGCCCCTTTATGGACCTTGCCCCCTTTATTGAACAGTCTCGCCGAAGGCAATATTAAGCGCATCCTCGCCTTCAGCTCGACCAGCCTCTTCACCAAAGAGAACTCCGGCTCCGAGCGAGAGCGCCAGATGGTCGCCAATCTGAAGAAAGCTGAGGAAAATCTTCAATCGTTTTGCACTGAGCGGAACATCGACTGGACGATTTTCCGTCCCACGATGGTCTACAGCTTGGGAAGGGATAGAAACGTCACCACCATCGCCCGGTTCATCAAGCGATTCCGGTTCTTTCCATTGGTCGGAACCGGAAATGGCCTACGTCAACCTGTTCACGCGGAAGATTTAGCCTTAGCCTGCCTCAATGCGGTCGACAATCCCAGGACATTCAACAAGTCTTACAACCTGAGCGGCGGCGAAGTTCTCACCTATAGGGAGATGGTCAATCGTATATCCGCGCATCTTGGAACGAGATGCAAAATCATCCATATACCCCTACCGCTTATGAGATTTGCCTTAGGTTGGTTATCCAATCTTCCCGGTTATCGAAAAGTAACACCGGAAGCCGCAAATCGAATCAATTTCGATATGTGTTTTGATCATTCCGATGCAACGACTGATATTAGCTTCAGACCTCGAAGATTCATTTCTTAA
- the mpl gene encoding UDP-N-acetylmuramate:L-alanyl-gamma-D-glutamyl-meso-diaminopimelate ligase, translating into MHIHILGICGTFMGGLAIMAKQMGHHVTGSDQNVYPPMSTQLEEQGIALMKGYSPANLDPAPDLVVVGNAISRGNPEIEAVLNRGLAYTSGPQWLYCYVLKNTWVLAVAGTHGKTTTSSMLAWILESAGLKPGFLVGGVPLNFGVSARLGDGRFFVVEADEYDTAFFDKRSKFVHYRPRTAILNNLEFDHADIFPDLAAIQRQFHHLVRSIPGNGLVIAPETDETLTEVLRMGCWTPVEKTTLEETSENAVWRAEILTPDGGRFQLFHRGQPSGIVEWGLTGRHNVMNALSAIAAAHHAGVSPEEAAAALSSFKNVKRRLEVLACIDGITLYDDFAHHPTAIATTLQGLRARVNSARIIAVLEPRSNTMRMGVHADTIADSLKAADKSIIFQPDDLGWDAEQAIKGAESVTVCRSLDSIVELLAKDARPGDHLVFMSNGSFGGIHKKVEDALRRG; encoded by the coding sequence GTGCACATTCATATTTTGGGCATCTGCGGAACATTCATGGGTGGTTTGGCGATCATGGCCAAACAAATGGGCCATCACGTCACCGGCTCGGATCAGAACGTTTACCCCCCCATGAGCACCCAGCTTGAGGAGCAAGGGATTGCGCTCATGAAAGGCTATAGCCCGGCTAATTTGGATCCGGCGCCTGACCTGGTCGTCGTGGGTAATGCCATTTCCCGTGGCAATCCGGAAATCGAAGCAGTGCTCAACCGTGGGCTCGCTTATACTTCCGGGCCGCAGTGGCTTTATTGCTATGTGCTAAAGAACACCTGGGTACTGGCTGTGGCTGGGACGCACGGCAAGACCACCACATCGAGCATGCTCGCCTGGATTCTGGAAAGTGCAGGGCTGAAGCCCGGGTTTCTGGTCGGCGGTGTTCCGCTCAATTTCGGCGTGTCGGCTCGACTGGGCGACGGTCGGTTTTTCGTCGTCGAGGCGGACGAATACGACACTGCTTTCTTCGACAAGCGATCCAAGTTCGTCCATTACCGACCGCGCACCGCGATCCTCAATAACCTGGAATTCGACCACGCCGATATTTTTCCCGACCTGGCCGCAATCCAACGGCAATTTCATCATTTGGTACGCAGCATACCGGGAAACGGTCTCGTTATAGCGCCCGAGACCGACGAGACTTTGACCGAAGTGCTGCGAATGGGCTGCTGGACTCCGGTCGAGAAAACGACGCTCGAGGAAACCTCTGAAAACGCCGTGTGGCGCGCCGAAATACTGACACCCGACGGTGGCCGTTTTCAGCTTTTCCACCGGGGGCAGCCTAGCGGTATCGTGGAGTGGGGCTTGACCGGCCGCCACAACGTCATGAATGCCCTTTCGGCCATTGCCGCGGCCCACCACGCCGGCGTCAGCCCTGAGGAAGCCGCAGCCGCATTGAGCTCGTTCAAGAACGTCAAACGACGGCTGGAAGTACTCGCCTGCATCGACGGAATCACGCTGTACGACGACTTCGCCCATCATCCCACCGCAATCGCCACGACACTCCAAGGTCTACGCGCGCGTGTCAACAGCGCCCGCATCATCGCCGTGCTCGAACCGCGATCGAATACCATGCGCATGGGCGTTCACGCCGACACAATCGCCGATTCGCTGAAAGCCGCCGACAAGTCCATCATTTTCCAGCCGGACGATCTCGGTTGGGATGCCGAACAGGCGATCAAGGGCGCCGAAAGCGTCACTGTCTGTCGTTCGCTGGATTCCATCGTGGAACTGTTGGCGAAGGACGCCCGCCCTGGCGATCACCTGGTTTTCATGAGCAACGGCAGCTTCGGCGGAATTCACAAGAAGGTCGAAGACGCGTTGCGGCGGGGCTGA
- a CDS encoding AI-2E family transporter, which produces MAVAKRSDLTDKDIVSIASGRLTIDRVLRFITLGLFLTVLVFLIFRVMSAFLEPIGWAVILVYATWPVHVRLSGWLEGRNALSALIMTLLFGTLLVIPFIALTVVLQAEIVEFFLRLPAWLEQKPELPGWLSNVPVLGAELQFIFDQFEDLQGLMRRYLLPWLSRVSGRVVGMLEGVGYLGAKLFFTVFLMFFVYRDGHRLIYEVRQGLRLALGERADEYLSTTEVTVKAVVYGIVLTAIAQGVMAGIGYWIVGIRAPVMLAAFTTFFALIPFGTVAVWVSASVWLLLNGDYWAGVVLFLWGALVVSWIDNLIRPLVISRTTQIPFVIVMFGVLGGLASFGFIGLFVGPVILAVGMAVWHEWLESAPPYRP; this is translated from the coding sequence ATGGCTGTAGCCAAACGTTCGGACTTAACGGATAAGGACATCGTTTCGATCGCGTCAGGGAGACTAACCATCGACAGAGTTCTGCGCTTCATCACGCTCGGCCTTTTTTTGACCGTACTCGTGTTCTTGATCTTTCGGGTCATGAGCGCATTCCTCGAGCCTATCGGCTGGGCGGTGATTCTGGTTTACGCCACCTGGCCTGTCCACGTTCGGCTGAGCGGCTGGCTGGAAGGACGCAACGCCCTGAGCGCGCTCATCATGACACTGCTCTTCGGGACCTTGCTGGTCATCCCGTTCATCGCATTGACCGTAGTTCTTCAAGCCGAGATCGTCGAGTTTTTTCTGCGTCTTCCTGCTTGGCTGGAACAGAAGCCGGAGTTACCGGGATGGTTAAGCAATGTTCCTGTTCTCGGTGCTGAGCTTCAGTTCATATTTGATCAGTTCGAGGACTTGCAGGGATTGATGCGCCGATATCTGCTGCCCTGGCTGAGTCGAGTTTCGGGGCGGGTCGTCGGTATGTTGGAAGGCGTAGGGTACTTGGGGGCGAAGCTCTTCTTCACCGTCTTCTTGATGTTTTTCGTCTACCGCGATGGACACCGGCTGATTTACGAGGTGCGCCAGGGCTTGCGGCTCGCTCTGGGCGAACGGGCCGACGAGTACCTTTCCACGACTGAAGTTACGGTGAAGGCGGTGGTTTACGGCATCGTGCTGACCGCCATCGCCCAAGGTGTCATGGCCGGGATCGGGTATTGGATCGTCGGCATCAGGGCGCCCGTGATGCTCGCCGCATTCACCACGTTTTTCGCGTTGATCCCGTTCGGCACGGTGGCGGTTTGGGTTTCCGCAAGCGTGTGGCTGCTCCTAAACGGAGATTATTGGGCTGGAGTCGTATTGTTTCTCTGGGGAGCCTTGGTCGTAAGTTGGATCGACAACTTGATCCGCCCCCTCGTGATCAGCCGCACCACGCAGATTCCGTTCGTGATCGTGATGTTCGGGGTGTTGGGCGGTTTGGCCAGCTTCGGCTTCATAGGTTTGTTCGTTGGGCCCGTGATTCTGGCCGTCGGCATGGCCGTATGGCACGAATGGCTGGAGTCGGCACCGCCTTATCGTCCTTGA